In Deltaproteobacteria bacterium, the following are encoded in one genomic region:
- the ttcA gene encoding tRNA 2-thiocytidine(32) synthetase TtcA, which translates to MDGLETRQKLEALERRLLNDVGRCVKEHDLLEEGDRVMVAVSGGKDSYTLLHLLRKLQARAPVRFELMAVTLDQGQPGFEGQKIQDYMDREGIPFRMLRQDTYSVVLDKVQEGKTYCSLCSRLRRGVLYRFAGEEGFNKIALGHHRDDLIETLLLNVLYAGQIKSMPARLTTDDGRFEVIRPMALVAESRIIEFAALMQFPILPCNLCGSQDGLHRQKIKRLLEDLSAENPAVKGNVLASLGQVIPSHLLDRGLLERLAP; encoded by the coding sequence GTGGACGGACTGGAGACCCGACAGAAGCTGGAGGCCCTCGAGCGACGCCTGCTCAACGACGTGGGCCGCTGCGTGAAGGAGCACGACCTCCTCGAGGAGGGCGACCGGGTGATGGTCGCCGTCTCGGGCGGCAAGGACAGCTATACGCTCCTCCACCTGCTGCGGAAGCTGCAGGCCCGGGCGCCCGTGCGCTTCGAGCTGATGGCGGTCACCCTCGATCAGGGCCAGCCCGGCTTCGAGGGCCAGAAGATCCAGGACTACATGGATCGGGAGGGCATCCCCTTCCGGATGCTCCGGCAGGACACCTACTCGGTGGTCCTCGACAAGGTGCAGGAGGGCAAGACCTACTGCTCCCTCTGCTCCCGGCTGCGCCGCGGCGTCCTCTACCGCTTCGCGGGCGAGGAGGGCTTCAACAAGATCGCCCTGGGCCATCACCGGGACGATCTGATCGAGACCCTGCTCCTCAACGTGCTCTACGCCGGGCAGATCAAGTCGATGCCCGCTCGCCTGACGACGGACGACGGCCGCTTCGAGGTCATCCGCCCCATGGCGCTGGTTGCCGAGTCGCGGATCATCGAGTTCGCCGCCCTGATGCAGTTCCCGATCCTCCCCTGCAACCTCTGCGGCTCCCAGGACGGACTCCACCGTCAGAAGATCAAGCGGCTCCTGGAGGACCTCTCCGCCGAGAACCCGGCGGTGAAGGGCAACGTCCTGGCCTCCCTGGGGCAGGTCATCCCCAGCCACCTCCTCGACCGGGGTCTCCTGGAGCGCCTCGCTCCCTGA
- a CDS encoding response regulator, with product MSRRNDPEGALEPISTAEGEPPLPRALIVDDDALLRTIVREALAGAFDCVPAASTTEALELLCEGPFALIVADQHLPESSGIELLARSLVLAPDAARILITGSPSIELAQRAVNDAAVDRFYVKPLDAETLRAEAERTVTDRQAQAEVSRRMAALREGADEGRARVLIVEDDDGSLEVFEAVLSMDDHEIVTARSGREALDHLGARACDLIVCDKNLPDGSGLEVLRVARRMHPDLVGIVITAYASTEAAIEALEAGAFDFLRKPLSDINLLRKVVNRALDHQRLGREKQRLLLDLVTVNEKLTRTNASLMRTESRLRKHLDELEALQDATVMGLTRLAEYRDLETGAHLDRMRSYSRLIAEAIEGQPGYERVDEAFVDAIYRAAPLHDIGKVGIPDRILCKPGRLSPAEWEVMRTHPVIGGQTLEEAAHNAGHDSPESILHIGKNIAYYHHERIDGSGYPFGLSGEEIPLEARIVSIADTYDAITSRRVYKPSVPHEKARRILEGLSGVKFEQRLVEAFLAREPEILAIRQRYDDETDGEVRAEAAS from the coding sequence GTGAGCCGAAGGAACGATCCAGAAGGGGCGCTGGAGCCCATCTCGACCGCCGAGGGCGAGCCCCCGCTGCCGCGGGCGCTGATCGTCGACGACGACGCGCTCCTGCGGACGATCGTCCGTGAGGCCCTGGCCGGGGCCTTCGACTGCGTCCCGGCGGCCAGCACCACCGAGGCCCTCGAGCTCCTCTGCGAGGGCCCCTTCGCTCTGATCGTGGCGGACCAGCACCTGCCCGAGTCCAGCGGCATCGAGCTGCTGGCCCGGAGCCTCGTGCTGGCGCCGGACGCCGCCCGGATCCTGATCACCGGCTCCCCCTCCATCGAGCTGGCCCAGCGGGCGGTGAACGACGCCGCGGTGGACCGCTTCTACGTGAAGCCCCTCGACGCCGAGACCCTCCGCGCCGAGGCCGAGCGGACGGTGACCGACCGCCAGGCCCAGGCCGAGGTCTCCCGCCGGATGGCGGCCCTGCGGGAGGGCGCCGACGAGGGCCGGGCCCGGGTCCTGATCGTCGAGGACGACGACGGCTCCCTCGAGGTCTTCGAGGCGGTCCTCTCGATGGACGACCACGAGATCGTCACGGCCCGCTCGGGGCGCGAGGCCCTCGACCACCTCGGCGCCCGGGCCTGCGACCTCATCGTCTGCGACAAGAACCTCCCCGACGGCTCGGGCCTGGAGGTGCTGCGCGTCGCACGGCGGATGCACCCCGACCTGGTGGGTATCGTGATCACGGCCTACGCCTCGACCGAGGCCGCCATCGAGGCCCTGGAGGCCGGCGCCTTCGACTTCCTGCGCAAGCCGCTCTCGGACATCAACCTCCTGCGCAAGGTGGTCAACCGCGCCCTCGACCACCAGCGGCTCGGGCGGGAGAAGCAGCGGCTGCTCCTGGATCTGGTCACCGTGAACGAGAAGCTGACCCGGACCAACGCCAGCCTGATGCGGACCGAGTCGAGGCTCCGGAAGCACCTCGACGAGCTCGAGGCCCTCCAGGACGCCACGGTGATGGGCCTGACGCGGCTGGCCGAGTACCGCGACCTCGAGACCGGCGCCCACCTCGACCGGATGCGCAGCTACTCCCGGCTCATCGCCGAGGCCATCGAGGGCCAGCCCGGCTACGAGCGGGTCGACGAGGCCTTCGTCGACGCGATCTACCGGGCGGCGCCCCTCCACGACATCGGCAAGGTGGGCATCCCGGACCGGATCCTCTGCAAGCCCGGCCGCCTCTCGCCGGCGGAGTGGGAGGTCATGCGCACCCACCCCGTGATCGGCGGCCAGACCCTGGAGGAGGCGGCCCACAACGCCGGCCACGACTCCCCGGAGAGCATCCTCCACATCGGGAAGAACATCGCCTACTACCACCACGAGCGCATCGACGGCAGCGGCTACCCCTTCGGCCTCAGCGGGGAGGAGATCCCCCTCGAGGCGCGCATCGTGTCCATCGCGGACACCTACGACGCCATCACCTCGCGGCGGGTCTACAAGCCCTCGGTGCCCCACGAGAAGGCCCGGCGGATCCTCGAGGGCCTCTCCGGGGTGAAGTTCGAGCAGCGCCTGGTCGAGGCCTTCCTGGCCCGGGAGCCGGAAATCCTCGCCATCCGGCAGCGCTACGACGACGAGACCGACGGTGAGGTTCGCGCCGAGGCGGCGAGCTGA
- a CDS encoding MATE family efflux transporter, whose protein sequence is MRRLLAEAYRLAWPAVLQGLLLTLAFQVDRLLLGQYSADALASMQVSGPLLWSMVSVATAASAGTVAVVGRAYGAGDEERARLSTEAILAFALGVGVIAGGVVFLARVPITELLAGAGTGLPVRDAAVTYLSIVAPAAPLAFAGVLAVTALQASGDTRTPMIVSALAQTVNLGGDALLIFGLGGCPELGVQGAAIASAAAFLMQALVLLYILRRRRRGARLGGLRLGPEHWQTLRAILRPSKAAYVEKIIFHVGFLGFVALISRLGDVAMAANQALIAIESLGFITADGFGIAAGTLIASNLGRGDPERASQAGYVALGLAVVTLLAVSLLFVLLPEPLMSLFADEREIISLGARCLLVAAVAQPLMAAAAVYSSALRGAGDTATPMRVALVGPVFVRITATWLLAFHLGWGLVGVWVATTLDWTLRTVWLGLAYARGRWKSLEV, encoded by the coding sequence ATGAGGCGCCTCCTGGCCGAGGCCTATCGCCTGGCCTGGCCGGCGGTCCTCCAGGGTCTGCTCCTGACCCTGGCCTTCCAGGTCGATCGCCTCCTCCTCGGGCAGTACTCGGCCGACGCCCTGGCCTCGATGCAGGTCAGCGGCCCCCTCCTCTGGTCGATGGTCTCGGTGGCGACCGCGGCCTCCGCCGGCACCGTGGCGGTGGTCGGCCGGGCCTACGGCGCCGGGGACGAGGAGCGCGCCCGGCTCTCCACCGAGGCCATCCTCGCCTTCGCCCTCGGCGTCGGCGTGATCGCCGGCGGCGTGGTCTTCCTCGCCCGGGTGCCGATCACCGAGCTGCTCGCCGGCGCGGGGACGGGCCTGCCGGTCCGCGACGCCGCCGTGACCTACCTCTCCATCGTCGCGCCGGCCGCTCCCCTCGCCTTCGCCGGGGTGCTGGCCGTCACCGCCCTCCAGGCCTCGGGGGACACCCGCACCCCGATGATCGTCTCGGCCCTGGCCCAGACGGTGAACCTGGGCGGGGACGCCCTGCTGATCTTCGGGCTGGGGGGCTGCCCCGAGCTCGGCGTGCAGGGCGCGGCCATCGCCAGCGCCGCCGCCTTCCTGATGCAGGCGCTGGTGCTGCTCTACATCCTCCGCCGCCGACGCAGGGGCGCGCGCCTCGGCGGGCTGCGGCTGGGTCCGGAGCACTGGCAGACCCTGCGGGCCATCCTCCGGCCCTCGAAGGCGGCCTACGTCGAGAAGATCATCTTCCACGTGGGCTTCCTGGGCTTCGTGGCCCTCATCTCCCGCCTGGGCGACGTGGCCATGGCCGCCAACCAGGCCCTGATCGCCATCGAGTCCCTCGGCTTCATCACCGCCGACGGCTTCGGGATCGCGGCGGGCACCCTCATCGCCTCGAACCTCGGCCGCGGGGATCCCGAGCGGGCGAGCCAGGCGGGCTACGTCGCCCTGGGGCTGGCGGTGGTCACGCTCTTGGCGGTCTCGCTCCTCTTCGTGCTCCTCCCCGAGCCCCTGATGAGCCTCTTCGCCGACGAGCGGGAGATCATCTCCCTGGGGGCCCGCTGCCTCCTGGTCGCGGCCGTGGCCCAGCCCCTGATGGCCGCCGCCGCGGTCTACTCCTCGGCCCTGCGCGGCGCAGGCGACACCGCCACCCCGATGCGGGTGGCGCTGGTGGGGCCGGTCTTCGTGCGGATCACCGCCACCTGGCTCCTGGCCTTCCACCTCGGCTGGGGGCTGGTCGGGGTCTGGGTGGCCACCACCCTCGACTGGACCCTGCGCACCGTCTGGCTCGGCCTCGCCTACGCCCGCGGCCGCTGGAAGAGCCTCGAGGTCTAG
- a CDS encoding LTA synthase family protein has product MHPDPSQPRPARLRAFLPPSLAILCGIYLLSDLVLTGVEQYKHEFALGDWSVLGALLAKLAFDLCLFGAITGLLIKALPTRLPAVAFVAFAVLLHCVDAALYLYGNTLFERGQLDLIETYSLEGWLGPPLYGLLAGWLGTIAAAWWLVPRVARTLRWRGLALWALALALSTGASLGLTRVVYEIEGPEELDTHLRQFRGEQLAYVTRSSLINALRELSRRGSGEGFRRLDSITPYRPVIEAQGLGLGAGRPPELGLAPFRRVILFTVESLSLELIQAHNPRLPIEPFPFLLGRPEIVARTYRNVRTTAAPTLEGLSVTLTSHPNFGRQRDASDYQRQDREQRPLYHQLALPWLLRRAGFETIFLRSASKYYAHENIIFQDMGYQEVIGREDFHADPELHPHVQGWGLRDRLLYDELVELLEARRDEKVFVTVLGVDTHPPAGRGDYGALDYPALERVQLARLQPRSRGFVTSMYRKDHDLARVLRALEDRGLLDEETLVVITADHASPLTPAVTHLPGYERTALARVPLLFLSGQALPAPPVDERGSQLDIAPTLVHLLGLERPVGWWGQSLLDPARRGTVIGFHRDRLRIEGPAARLVVDTEHPAPEQAELIELFEGILLPR; this is encoded by the coding sequence ATGCATCCCGACCCCTCCCAGCCACGCCCCGCGCGCCTCCGGGCCTTCCTGCCGCCCTCGCTGGCGATCCTCTGCGGGATCTACCTGCTCTCCGACCTCGTCCTGACCGGGGTCGAGCAGTACAAGCACGAGTTCGCTCTGGGGGACTGGAGCGTCCTGGGCGCGCTGCTCGCCAAGCTCGCCTTCGACCTCTGCCTCTTCGGCGCGATCACCGGGCTGCTGATCAAGGCCCTGCCCACGCGGCTCCCCGCCGTGGCCTTCGTCGCCTTCGCGGTGCTCCTCCACTGCGTCGACGCGGCCCTCTACCTCTACGGCAACACCCTCTTCGAGCGGGGGCAGCTCGATCTCATCGAGACCTACAGCCTGGAGGGCTGGCTCGGCCCGCCCCTCTACGGGCTGCTGGCCGGCTGGCTGGGGACGATCGCCGCCGCTTGGTGGCTGGTCCCCCGCGTGGCCCGCACCTTGAGGTGGCGAGGCCTCGCTCTCTGGGCCCTCGCCCTGGCCCTCTCCACCGGCGCCTCGCTCGGCCTCACCCGGGTGGTCTACGAGATCGAGGGACCCGAGGAGCTCGACACCCACCTGCGGCAGTTCCGGGGAGAGCAGCTCGCCTACGTCACCCGCAGCTCCCTGATCAACGCCCTGCGCGAGCTCTCGCGCCGGGGCTCCGGTGAGGGCTTCCGGCGCCTCGACTCGATCACGCCCTACCGGCCGGTCATCGAGGCGCAGGGGCTGGGGCTCGGCGCCGGCCGCCCTCCCGAGCTGGGCCTCGCCCCTTTTCGCCGGGTGATCCTCTTCACCGTGGAGTCGCTGAGCCTGGAGCTGATCCAGGCCCACAACCCCCGCCTGCCCATAGAGCCCTTCCCCTTCCTCCTGGGGCGGCCGGAGATCGTGGCGCGCACCTACCGCAACGTGCGCACCACGGCGGCGCCCACCCTCGAGGGTCTCTCGGTCACGCTGACCTCTCACCCGAACTTCGGCCGGCAGCGGGACGCCAGCGACTACCAGCGGCAGGATCGCGAGCAGCGGCCCCTCTACCACCAGCTGGCGCTCCCCTGGCTGCTGCGGCGGGCCGGCTTCGAGACGATCTTCCTGCGCAGCGCCTCGAAGTACTACGCCCACGAGAACATCATCTTCCAGGACATGGGCTACCAGGAGGTCATCGGCCGCGAGGACTTCCACGCCGATCCCGAGCTGCACCCGCACGTCCAGGGCTGGGGGCTGCGGGACCGCCTGCTCTACGACGAGCTGGTCGAGCTCCTCGAGGCCCGCCGGGACGAGAAGGTCTTCGTCACGGTCCTCGGGGTGGACACCCACCCCCCGGCCGGGAGGGGGGACTACGGAGCGCTCGACTACCCCGCGCTCGAGCGGGTCCAGCTGGCGCGCCTCCAGCCACGCAGCCGCGGCTTCGTCACCTCGATGTACCGCAAGGACCACGATCTCGCGCGAGTCCTCAGGGCCCTCGAGGACCGGGGCCTCCTCGACGAGGAGACCCTGGTCGTCATCACCGCGGACCACGCCTCGCCGCTCACCCCGGCCGTGACGCACCTTCCGGGCTACGAGCGCACCGCCCTGGCGCGCGTCCCCCTGCTCTTCCTCTCCGGGCAGGCGCTGCCGGCGCCCCCGGTGGACGAGCGGGGCTCCCAGCTGGACATCGCCCCCACCCTCGTCCACCTCCTGGGGTTGGAGCGGCCGGTGGGGTGGTGGGGCCAGAGCCTCCTCGATCCCGCGCGCCGGGGCACCGTCATCGGCTTCCACCGGGATCGGCTGCGGATCGAGGGGCCGGCCGCGAGGCTCGTCGTCGACACCGAGCACCCGGCCCCCGAGCAGGCCGAGCTGATCGAGCTCTTCGAGGGCATCCTCCTGCCGCGCTAG
- the queF gene encoding preQ(1) synthase — MPSEPTKDLQTFENPAPQRDYVIHFDCPEFTCVCPMTGQPDFAHLEIEYVPDALCVELKSLKLYLWSFRDEGHFHEAVTNRILDDLVCVLQPRQLTVRGDFNVRGGIRTVVEASHERDKEGP, encoded by the coding sequence ATGCCGAGTGAGCCCACCAAGGACCTGCAGACCTTCGAGAACCCCGCCCCCCAGCGGGACTACGTCATCCACTTCGATTGCCCGGAGTTCACCTGTGTTTGCCCGATGACCGGGCAGCCCGACTTCGCGCACCTCGAGATCGAGTACGTGCCCGACGCCCTCTGCGTCGAGCTCAAGAGCCTGAAGCTCTACCTCTGGTCCTTCCGGGACGAGGGTCACTTCCACGAGGCCGTGACCAACCGGATCCTCGACGATCTGGTGTGCGTGCTGCAGCCCCGGCAGCTGACGGTGCGGGGCGACTTCAACGTCCGGGGCGGCATCCGCACGGTGGTGGAGGCCAGCCACGAACGTGATAAGGAGGGGCCATGA